The proteins below are encoded in one region of Microbispora sp. NBC_01189:
- a CDS encoding sugar ABC transporter permease: MTQAPAPSAAARAPAAGRGRRAMARPPSRQWAAWAFLAPVVVYLAVFYAYPLYRNLDLSLRDYTVRSFVRGDAPFTGTANYAKVVADPTFGPALWHTVVFTVVSLAFQFTIGLALAMFFHRNFRLSATLRALFLVPWLLPLIVSSSTWSWMLNSDSGVVNAVLGAFGAAPVHWLTSPDWSLWSVVIANIWIGIPFNLVVLYSGLQAIDPVIYEAAEIDGATGWTRFRRVTFPLLRPVSAITLLLGLVYTLKVFDIIWIMTRGGPSGSSTTFATWSYRLGFGNLLPAFGPGAAVGNLLIVMALVFGLVYIRLQRRQAF, translated from the coding sequence GTGACACAGGCGCCCGCGCCGTCCGCCGCCGCGCGCGCACCGGCCGCGGGGCGGGGCCGCCGGGCGATGGCGCGGCCCCCGTCCCGGCAGTGGGCGGCGTGGGCCTTCCTCGCCCCGGTCGTCGTCTACCTGGCGGTCTTCTACGCCTACCCGCTCTACCGCAACCTCGACCTGAGCCTGCGCGACTACACCGTCCGGTCGTTCGTACGGGGCGACGCGCCGTTCACCGGGACGGCCAACTACGCGAAGGTCGTGGCCGACCCGACGTTCGGTCCGGCGCTCTGGCACACGGTGGTGTTCACCGTCGTCTCGCTGGCCTTCCAGTTCACGATCGGGCTCGCCCTCGCGATGTTCTTCCACCGGAACTTCCGGCTGTCGGCCACGCTGCGGGCGCTGTTCCTGGTGCCGTGGCTGCTGCCGCTGATCGTGTCGTCCTCGACCTGGTCGTGGATGCTCAACAGCGACTCCGGCGTCGTCAACGCCGTCCTCGGCGCGTTCGGCGCGGCTCCGGTCCACTGGCTGACCTCGCCGGACTGGTCGCTGTGGTCGGTCGTCATCGCCAACATCTGGATCGGCATCCCGTTCAACCTGGTCGTGCTCTACTCCGGCCTGCAGGCCATCGACCCGGTGATCTACGAGGCGGCCGAGATCGACGGGGCGACGGGCTGGACCCGGTTCCGGCGGGTGACGTTCCCGCTGCTGCGGCCGGTCTCGGCGATCACGCTGCTGCTCGGGCTGGTCTACACGCTCAAGGTGTTCGACATCATCTGGATCATGACCAGGGGCGGGCCGAGCGGGTCGTCCACCACGTTCGCGACCTGGTCCTACCGGCTGGGGTTCGGCAACCTGCTGCCGGCGTTCGGGCCCGGCGCCGCCGTCGGCAACCTGCTGATCGTCATGGCCCTGGTGTTCGGGCTGGTCTACATCCGTCTCCAGCGAAGGCAGGCCTTCTGA
- a CDS encoding amylo-alpha-1,6-glucosidase: MTVAAGPVFSPQEIPFSFRGSWFGFSPVIGEKNYARDVHLVSHQTGMHPILRLVPVVAGDRAETAVTAAPQLLTWTCDTGRIDLAYENADTVRLRGRGLGLHLQAADPVLTPFSGPYFYQDPCDGSWVFTVYQTGRRYRITLLAGRAEPAGAQALGTAERGVVLPGDGEPWEIAVEEYETARAPYAAVRDFDQVVAAARADFDAFTEAVAPWRSDRTPAAELAAYVLWSATVRPAGFVTRSAVLMSKHWMDKVWSWDHCFNALALADGLPELAWDQFRVPFDHQDATGALPDSVTHSEVLYNFVKPPIHGWALRRLPSQAESLETYRLLERWTGFWLTKRRAPGRPLAHYQHGNDSGWDNATTFDPERVVETADLAAFLVLQMRELARLAERLGRTDDAAAWHREAGRMREALLAELWDGERFVARGALSGRTWSSSSLLDLMPIVLGDELPEAVRAALAAGVEAHLTEFGLATEPPSSPHYLDDGYWRGPIWAPSTVLIEDGLRRAGYAEQADEISARFRMLCEKSGFAENFDARSGAGLRDRAYTWTASAYLILAAAGERRESETPVTR, encoded by the coding sequence ATGACCGTCGCCGCAGGCCCGGTGTTCTCCCCGCAGGAGATCCCGTTCAGCTTCCGCGGATCCTGGTTCGGCTTCTCACCGGTGATCGGGGAGAAGAACTACGCGCGGGACGTCCATCTCGTGTCGCACCAGACCGGCATGCACCCGATCCTGCGGCTGGTGCCGGTCGTGGCGGGCGACCGCGCGGAGACCGCGGTCACCGCCGCGCCGCAGCTGCTCACCTGGACCTGTGACACCGGCCGGATCGACCTCGCGTACGAGAACGCCGACACCGTACGGCTGCGCGGGCGCGGCCTGGGCCTGCACCTCCAGGCGGCCGACCCGGTCCTGACGCCGTTCAGCGGGCCGTACTTCTACCAGGATCCCTGCGACGGCTCGTGGGTCTTCACGGTCTACCAGACCGGGCGCCGTTACCGGATCACCCTGCTGGCCGGGCGGGCCGAGCCGGCGGGCGCGCAGGCGCTCGGCACGGCCGAGCGCGGCGTCGTGCTGCCCGGCGACGGCGAGCCGTGGGAGATCGCCGTCGAGGAGTACGAGACCGCCCGCGCCCCCTACGCCGCCGTGCGCGACTTCGACCAGGTGGTCGCGGCGGCCCGGGCCGATTTCGACGCGTTCACCGAGGCGGTGGCGCCCTGGCGGAGCGACCGCACCCCCGCGGCCGAGCTCGCGGCGTACGTCCTGTGGTCGGCCACGGTGCGCCCGGCGGGGTTCGTCACGCGCTCCGCCGTGCTGATGTCCAAGCACTGGATGGACAAGGTCTGGAGCTGGGACCACTGCTTCAACGCCCTTGCCCTCGCCGACGGCCTGCCGGAGCTGGCGTGGGACCAGTTCCGGGTGCCCTTCGACCACCAGGACGCCACGGGCGCGCTGCCCGACTCCGTCACCCACTCCGAGGTCCTCTACAACTTCGTCAAGCCGCCCATCCACGGCTGGGCGCTGCGCCGCCTGCCCTCGCAGGCGGAGTCGCTGGAGACGTACCGGCTGCTGGAGCGGTGGACCGGCTTCTGGCTGACGAAGCGGCGCGCGCCGGGCCGCCCGCTCGCCCACTACCAGCACGGCAACGACAGCGGGTGGGACAACGCCACCACCTTCGACCCCGAGCGCGTCGTCGAGACCGCCGACCTGGCCGCCTTCCTGGTGCTGCAGATGCGGGAGCTGGCCCGGCTCGCCGAACGACTCGGCCGTACGGACGATGCGGCGGCCTGGCACAGGGAGGCCGGCCGGATGCGTGAGGCGCTGCTCGCGGAGTTGTGGGACGGCGAGCGGTTCGTCGCGCGGGGCGCCCTGTCGGGGCGCACCTGGTCCAGCTCCAGCCTGCTCGACCTGATGCCGATCGTGCTCGGCGACGAGCTGCCGGAAGCCGTCCGCGCGGCGCTCGCCGCGGGCGTCGAGGCGCACCTGACCGAGTTCGGGCTCGCCACCGAGCCGCCCTCCTCCCCGCACTACCTGGACGACGGCTACTGGCGCGGGCCGATCTGGGCGCCCTCGACCGTGCTGATCGAGGACGGACTGCGCCGCGCCGGGTACGCGGAGCAGGCCGACGAGATCAGCGCCCGGTTCCGGATGCTGTGCGAGAAGTCGGGGTTCGCGGAGAACTTCGACGCCCGCAGTGGCGCCGGCCTCCGCGACCGCGCCTATACCTGGACGGCCAGCGCCTATCTCATCCTCGCCGCCGCCGGCGAACGCCGGGAGAGCGAGACGCCGGTCACCCGGTGA
- a CDS encoding ricin-type beta-trefoil lectin domain protein, which produces MSRRKEAPVRGVMSVVVALLAVAMSLVAVAPARAAVAITINGGSGGRTLDGVGAISGGGGNSRLLVDYPEPQRGQILDYLFKPGYGASMQILKVEIGGDTNSTDGAEPSHRHTSGDLDCNRGYEWWLMEQAKARNPGIKLVGLAWGAPGWLGNGNFWSQDTINYLVDWLGCAKNTHGLTIDYLGGWNEKGRDTNWYVNLNAALDSRGYGNVKIIADDNFGWGMADDAVNNSAFRNAVDVYGSHYVCGYRGAQQNCPSSTNAINSGKALWASENGSDDYNDGAKALARGINRDYIDGKMTAYINWPVIAAITPNLPFATMGVAVAPQPWSGYYAIGKNAWAMAHTTQFTAPGWKYLDSSSGYIGGNRGNGSYVSLKSTNNTDYSTIIETMDATSAQTLNLSVTGGLSTGQVHVWATNLNSGSSADYFVHTSDLTPSGGAYSLTVQPGYVYSITTTTGQGKGAATSPARGTMALPYSDTFDSYAVGREAKYLMDMQGSFEVVGCGGGRSGRCVRQMAPRQPILWTGGSHPYALLGDLAWSNYTVSTDVLLEQSGYVEIIGRAGAQHSFGPEGLNAYYLRVTDGGAWQIIRNNVDNAMTTVRSGTVAGLGTGRWHTLALTFSGSTITASIDGTQVGSVTDGTWGAGQIGIGTSTTETAQFDNLTITPGQGGGTGNGNLLRGLASGRCVDVPNQSQTNGTQVALWDCNGGTNQQWTYTSGKQLQVYGSKCLEAGTTNGAAVVINGCSGGAAQQWNLNADGTVTGVQSGLCLDANGAGTANGTKVIVWSCNGGANQQWSRN; this is translated from the coding sequence ATGAGCAGGCGAAAAGAGGCCCCGGTGCGCGGCGTCATGAGCGTCGTGGTCGCGCTCCTGGCGGTCGCGATGTCCCTGGTGGCCGTCGCCCCCGCGCGGGCGGCCGTCGCGATCACGATCAACGGCGGTTCCGGCGGCCGTACGCTCGACGGCGTCGGCGCGATCAGCGGCGGCGGGGGCAACAGCCGCCTGCTCGTCGACTACCCCGAGCCGCAGCGCGGCCAGATCCTCGACTACCTGTTCAAGCCCGGGTACGGCGCCTCGATGCAGATCCTCAAGGTCGAGATCGGCGGTGACACCAACTCCACCGACGGCGCCGAGCCGAGCCACCGGCACACCTCCGGCGACCTCGACTGCAACCGGGGCTACGAGTGGTGGCTGATGGAGCAGGCCAAGGCCCGCAACCCCGGCATCAAGCTGGTGGGCCTCGCCTGGGGCGCCCCCGGGTGGCTCGGCAACGGCAACTTCTGGTCGCAGGACACGATCAACTACCTGGTCGACTGGCTGGGCTGCGCGAAGAACACCCACGGGCTGACCATCGACTACCTGGGCGGCTGGAACGAGAAGGGCCGCGACACGAACTGGTACGTCAACCTCAACGCGGCCCTGGACTCCCGCGGCTACGGCAACGTGAAGATCATCGCCGATGACAACTTCGGCTGGGGCATGGCCGACGACGCGGTGAACAACAGCGCCTTCCGCAACGCGGTCGACGTGTACGGATCGCACTACGTCTGCGGCTACCGCGGCGCCCAGCAGAACTGTCCCAGCTCCACCAACGCGATCAACTCCGGCAAGGCGCTGTGGGCCAGCGAGAACGGCTCCGACGACTACAACGACGGGGCCAAGGCGCTGGCCCGCGGCATCAACCGCGACTACATCGACGGCAAGATGACCGCGTACATCAACTGGCCGGTCATCGCCGCGATCACCCCGAACCTGCCCTTCGCCACGATGGGCGTGGCGGTGGCGCCGCAGCCCTGGTCCGGTTACTACGCCATCGGCAAGAACGCCTGGGCGATGGCGCACACCACCCAGTTCACCGCCCCCGGCTGGAAGTACCTCGACTCCTCCAGCGGCTACATCGGCGGCAACCGGGGCAATGGCAGCTACGTGTCGCTGAAGTCGACGAACAACACCGACTACAGCACGATCATCGAGACGATGGACGCCACCTCCGCCCAGACGCTGAACCTCAGCGTCACCGGCGGCCTGTCCACCGGCCAGGTGCACGTGTGGGCGACCAACCTCAACTCCGGCAGCTCCGCCGACTACTTCGTGCACACCAGTGACCTCACCCCGTCCGGCGGCGCCTACTCCCTGACCGTCCAGCCGGGGTACGTGTACTCGATCACCACCACGACCGGGCAGGGCAAGGGCGCCGCGACCAGCCCGGCCCGGGGCACGATGGCCCTGCCCTACTCCGACACCTTCGACTCCTACGCCGTGGGCCGGGAGGCGAAGTACCTCATGGACATGCAGGGCTCGTTCGAGGTCGTGGGCTGCGGCGGCGGGCGGTCCGGCCGGTGCGTGCGCCAGATGGCCCCGCGCCAGCCGATCCTGTGGACCGGCGGCTCCCACCCCTACGCCCTGCTCGGTGACCTGGCCTGGAGCAACTACACCGTCTCCACCGACGTACTGCTGGAGCAGAGCGGCTACGTCGAGATCATCGGCCGGGCCGGCGCCCAGCACTCCTTCGGCCCCGAAGGGCTGAACGCCTACTACCTGCGGGTGACCGACGGCGGCGCCTGGCAGATCATCCGCAACAACGTCGACAACGCGATGACGACGGTCCGCAGCGGCACCGTCGCCGGGCTCGGCACGGGCCGCTGGCACACCCTTGCCCTGACCTTCTCCGGCAGCACGATCACCGCGAGCATCGACGGGACGCAGGTGGGCTCGGTCACCGACGGCACCTGGGGCGCGGGCCAGATCGGCATCGGCACCAGCACGACCGAAACCGCGCAGTTCGACAACCTCACGATCACCCCCGGCCAGGGCGGCGGCACCGGCAACGGCAACCTGCTGCGCGGCCTGGCCAGCGGCCGGTGCGTGGACGTGCCGAACCAGTCGCAGACCAACGGCACCCAGGTGGCGCTGTGGGACTGCAACGGCGGCACGAACCAGCAGTGGACCTACACCTCCGGCAAGCAGCTCCAGGTGTACGGCAGCAAGTGCCTGGAGGCCGGCACCACCAACGGCGCCGCGGTCGTCATCAACGGCTGCTCCGGCGGAGCCGCCCAGCAGTGGAACCTCAACGCCGACGGCACCGTCACCGGCGTCCAGTCCGGGCTCTGCCTGGACGCCAACGGCGCCGGGACCGCCAACGGCACGAAGGTCATCGTGTGGTCCTGCAACGGCGGCGCGAACCAGCAGTGGAGCCGCAACTGA
- a CDS encoding carbohydrate ABC transporter permease has product MRGSRSPAKTVLGLVLTGLMLFPVYWMINVSFTRDQDMRRSPPNWFPVHGTLEGYHEVLDRQLPYLATSLVVGLGTVALTLLVAAPAAYSLAKLRPRGGGALTFALLIAQMIPGIIMAMGFYAIFLSTGLLNTLPGLIVADSTLAVPFAVLVLTTFMSGIPEELLQAARVDGAGATRTFWSVVLPVSRNAVITVSLFAFLWAWSDFVFSSTLDQGGDHQPITLGIYHYIGNNNQQWNAIMATAVIASIPATVLLVVAQRYVAAGVTAGAVKH; this is encoded by the coding sequence ATGAGGGGCTCCCGCAGTCCGGCGAAGACCGTGCTCGGGCTGGTGCTCACCGGCCTGATGCTGTTCCCGGTCTACTGGATGATCAACGTCTCCTTCACCCGTGACCAGGACATGCGCAGGTCGCCGCCGAACTGGTTCCCCGTGCACGGGACGCTGGAGGGCTACCACGAGGTGCTCGACCGGCAGCTGCCGTACCTCGCGACCAGCCTGGTCGTGGGGCTCGGCACGGTGGCGCTGACCCTGCTGGTCGCGGCGCCCGCGGCGTACTCGCTGGCCAAGCTCCGACCGCGCGGCGGCGGCGCGCTGACGTTCGCGCTGCTGATCGCGCAGATGATCCCCGGGATCATCATGGCGATGGGGTTCTACGCCATCTTCCTCAGCACCGGTCTCCTCAACACGCTCCCCGGGCTGATCGTGGCCGACTCCACGCTGGCGGTGCCGTTCGCGGTGCTGGTGCTGACGACGTTCATGTCCGGCATCCCCGAGGAACTGCTGCAGGCGGCCCGGGTGGACGGCGCGGGGGCCACCCGCACGTTCTGGTCGGTCGTGCTGCCGGTCAGCCGCAACGCCGTCATCACGGTGTCGCTGTTCGCGTTCCTGTGGGCCTGGTCGGACTTCGTGTTCTCGAGCACCCTCGACCAGGGCGGCGACCACCAGCCGATCACCCTCGGCATCTACCACTACATCGGCAACAACAACCAGCAGTGGAACGCCATCATGGCCACCGCCGTGATCGCCTCGATCCCCGCCACCGTGCTCCTCGTCGTCGCCCAGCGCTACGTCGCCGCCGGAGTCACCGCCGGCGCGGTGAAGCACTGA
- a CDS encoding arabinofuranosidase catalytic domain-containing protein — protein MRTRNRLSRLVTAAPAPLALLLAGAVASPPAAQAATSLPCDIYASGGTPCAAAHSTTRALFASYNGPLYQVQRASDRSYRDIGPLAAGGYADGAAQVAFCANTTCTITKIYDQTANHNDMPISWGGFWKGPGAGGADIGADAMALPVTAGGHQVFGIRSTQGTGYRIDNARGVPVGAQPEGVYMVTSSNYVNQWCCFDYGSGENSHNDTGNATMNAIYWGTACWFGGCTGSGPWVEADLENGMYHTNTGSNKDPNNSGVHYPFVSAWLKNNGTTNFTLKYGNGNSGGLTRTFSGPLPNGYSPMRLESSILLGTGGDNSPTGQGMFFEGAVTSGYPSDATEDAVQANIASVGYSMSGGGTPQQGVQIVGGQSGRCLDVTGVSQANGAQAQLWDCNGQDNQRWTYTSGKQLQVYGNKCLDAYGQGTANGTQVIIWDCNNQANQQWNLNSNGTITGVQSGLCLDANAAGTANGTKVILWACNGGSNQQWSRRS, from the coding sequence GTGAGAACGAGAAACAGACTGAGCCGTCTCGTTACGGCGGCGCCGGCCCCCCTGGCCCTGCTCCTCGCCGGGGCGGTCGCCTCGCCACCGGCGGCGCAGGCCGCCACCTCGCTGCCGTGCGACATCTACGCGTCCGGCGGGACGCCGTGCGCGGCGGCGCACAGCACCACGCGCGCGTTGTTCGCATCGTACAACGGGCCGCTCTACCAGGTGCAGCGCGCCTCCGACCGGAGTTACCGCGACATCGGGCCACTGGCGGCGGGCGGGTACGCCGACGGGGCCGCACAGGTCGCGTTCTGCGCGAACACCACCTGCACGATCACCAAGATCTACGACCAGACCGCCAACCACAACGACATGCCGATCTCGTGGGGCGGCTTCTGGAAGGGCCCCGGGGCGGGCGGCGCCGACATCGGCGCGGACGCCATGGCCCTGCCGGTGACCGCCGGCGGCCACCAGGTGTTCGGGATCAGGAGCACCCAGGGCACCGGCTACCGGATCGACAACGCCCGAGGGGTGCCGGTCGGCGCCCAGCCCGAGGGCGTCTACATGGTGACCTCGTCGAACTACGTGAACCAGTGGTGCTGCTTCGACTACGGCAGCGGCGAGAACTCCCACAACGACACGGGCAACGCCACCATGAACGCCATCTACTGGGGCACCGCGTGCTGGTTCGGCGGCTGCACGGGCAGCGGCCCGTGGGTGGAGGCCGACCTGGAGAACGGGATGTACCACACCAACACCGGCTCCAACAAGGACCCGAACAACTCGGGGGTGCACTACCCGTTCGTCAGCGCCTGGCTGAAGAACAACGGCACCACCAACTTCACCCTCAAGTACGGCAACGGCAACAGCGGCGGTCTGACCCGGACCTTCTCGGGCCCGCTGCCGAACGGCTACTCCCCCATGCGCCTGGAAAGCTCGATCCTGCTCGGCACCGGCGGCGACAACAGCCCCACCGGCCAGGGGATGTTCTTCGAAGGCGCGGTGACCTCCGGATACCCGTCCGACGCCACCGAGGACGCCGTACAGGCGAACATCGCCTCCGTCGGTTACTCCATGTCCGGCGGCGGCACGCCCCAGCAGGGCGTGCAGATCGTGGGCGGCCAGTCCGGCCGGTGCCTCGACGTCACCGGCGTCTCGCAGGCCAACGGCGCCCAGGCGCAGTTGTGGGACTGCAACGGCCAGGACAACCAGCGCTGGACCTACACCAGCGGCAAGCAGCTCCAGGTATACGGCAACAAGTGCCTGGACGCCTACGGGCAGGGGACGGCCAACGGCACCCAGGTGATCATCTGGGACTGCAACAACCAGGCCAACCAGCAGTGGAACCTGAACTCCAACGGCACGATCACCGGCGTGCAGTCCGGGTTGTGCCTCGACGCCAACGCGGCCGGCACCGCCAACGGCACGAAGGTCATTCTCTGGGCCTGCAACGGCGGAAGCAACCAGCAGTGGAGCCGGCGCAGCTGA